The Cottoperca gobio chromosome 6, fCotGob3.1, whole genome shotgun sequence genome has a segment encoding these proteins:
- the LOC115009320 gene encoding transcriptional enhancer factor TEF-1-like codes for MERSSWSGSESPGDDMERLSDSGGDKTMDGDPEGVWSPDIEQSFQEALAIYPPCGRRKIILSDEGKMYGRNELIARYIKLRTGKTRTRKQVSSHIQVLARRKSREFQSDQNAKEKALQSISSMSSAQIVSATAIHSKLLPGIVRASFPSNAQLWQGMIPGGQSSSTTEDIKPFSQQAYSVQTAGTTTISGYEPPTSAQTHREPAWHGRSIGTTKLRLVEFSSFLETQRDQEAYNKHLFVNISQSNPSYSDPLLECVDIRQIYDKFPEKKGGLKELFGKGPQNAFYLIKFWADLSSNVQDDPAAFYGVTSQYESSENMTITCSTKVCSFGKQVVEKVETEYARFENGRFIYRISRSPMCEYMINFIHKLKHLPEKYMMNSVLENFTILLVVSNRDTQETLLCMACVFEVSNNEHGAQHHIYRLVKE; via the exons ATGGAACGCAGTAGCTGGAGCGGCAGTGAGAGTCCAGGGGATGACATGGAAAGACTGAGTGACTCTGGAGGGGATAAGACCATGGACGGGGATCCTGAAGGGGTCTGGAGCCCCGACATCGAGCAGAGCTTTCAAGAGGCCCTGGCCATCTACCCGCCCTGTGGAAGGAGGAAGATCATACTATCAGATGAAGGAAAGATGTACG GTCGAAATGAGCTGATAGCCAGATACATCAAGCTCCGAACAGGCAAGACGCGGACAAGGAAACAG gtCTCCAGTCACATCCAGGTTTTAGCCAGAAGAAAATCCAGGGAGTTTCAATCC GACCAGAATGCCAAGGAGAAGGCTCTGCAGAGCATCTCCTCCATGTCCTCAGCTCAGATCGTCTCAGCCACCGCCATACACAGCAAGCTCCTGCCTGGAATAGTACGGGCCAGCTTCCCCAGCAAcgcacag cTGTGGCAGGGGATGATTCCTGGAGGACAGTCGAGCTCCACCACAGAAGA tATCAAGCCGTTCTCTCAGCAAGCCTACTCTGTGCAGACGGCAGGGACCACCACAATCTCAG GCTACGAGCCTCCCACTTCAgcccaaacacacagagagccaGCGTGGCATGGTCGCTCCATCGGCACCACCAAACTACGACTGGTAGAGTTTTCATCTTTCCTGGAGACACAGAGGGACCAGGAGGCA TACAACAAGCACCTATTTGTGAACATCAGCCAGAGCAACCCGAGTTACAGCGACCCCCTGCTGGAGTGTGTGGACATCAGGCAGATCTACGACAAGTTCCCCGAGAAGAAGGGCGGCCTCAAGGAGCTGTTCGGCAAGGGCCCGCAAAACGCTTTCTACCTGATCAAGTTCTGG GCGGACCTGAGTTCTAATGTGCAGGACGACCCAGCGGCCTTCTACGGTGTCACCAGCCAATACGAGAGCTCGGAGAATATGACCATCACTTGCTCCACCAAGGTCTGCTCCTTCGGCAAGCAGGTGGTCGAGAAGGTGGAG acggAATACGCAAGGTTTGAAAATGGCCGCTTCATCTACAGAATCAGTCGCTCCCCCATGTGTGAATACATGATCAACTTCATCCACAAGCTCAAACACCTGCCTGAGAAATACATGATGAACAGTGTGCTGGAGAACTTCACTATTCTGCTG gttgTGAGcaacagagacactcaggagACCTTGCTGTGTAtggcgtgtgtgtttgaggtgTCCAACAATGAGCACGGAGCTCAGCACCACATCTATCGACTCGTCAaggaataa